The Antedon mediterranea chromosome 7, ecAntMedi1.1, whole genome shotgun sequence genome has a segment encoding these proteins:
- the LOC140054356 gene encoding 2-amino-3-ketobutyrate coenzyme A ligase, mitochondrial-like: MSFSLLKRIHPLAVGAYRCHAYSSAPLGVMNQVLAEVMDSIKAAGTYKPERVITTKQAAQIKVQGNNKDILNFCANNYLGLSSNLEVIEAAKESLDLYGNGLSSVRFICGTQDIHKELEHKIAKFHGRDDAILYISCFDANAGIFETLLGREDAVLSDELNHASIIDGIRLCSAERHRYKHMNMQDLEEKLQATQKCRMRLIVTDGVFSMDGDVSPLREICDLADKYNSLVFIDECHATGFLGATGRGTEEFIGVEGRCHIINSTLGKALGGAAGGYTTGPQSLIDILRQKSRPYLFSNSLPPPIVAAASKVFDLITQDNSLIAKVTSNTKRFRDKITAAGFEVWGKDHPICPIMLGEASLAGRFAEEMLDRDIYVIGFSFPVVPKGLARIRVQISAAHSEEEIDRAVDAFIEVGKKLEVIP; this comes from the exons ATGTCATTTTCCCTTCTAA aaCGCATACATCCATTGGCTGTAGGGGCCTACAGATGCCATGCCTACAGCAGTGCTCCATTGGGTGTCATGAACCAAGTGCTTGCGGAGGTGATGGACAGTATCAAAGCAGCTGGAACGTACAAACCTGAACGAGTAATAACGACGAAGCAAGCTGCGCAAATCAAGGTGCAAGGAAACAACAAAGACATTCTGAATTTTTGTGCCAATAATTATTTAGGATTGTCT aGTAATCTAGAAGTCATAGAAGCAGCCAAGGAATCATTGGATTTGTATGGAAATGGACTTAGCTCTGTGCGCTTCATTTGTGGTACACAG GATATTCACAAAGAATTGGAACACAAGATAGCCAAATTCCATGGACGAGACGATGCTATTCTGTACATTAGTTGTTTCGATGCTAACGCTGGAATCTTTGAGACCTTGTTGGGCCGTGAGGATGCCGTTCTGTCTGACGAACTCAATCATGCTTCCATTATTGACGGTATTAGGTTATGTAGTGCAGAAAGACATCGTTATAAACACATGAATATGCAAG ATTTAGAAGAAAAACTACAAGCAACGCAGAAATGTAGAATGCGCCTGATAGTGACAGACGGAGTGTTCAGTATGGATGGGGATGTTTCACCACTTAG AGAAATATGTGATCTTGCGGACAAGTACAACTCATTAGTATTCATTGATGAATGTCACGCCACTGGTTTCTTGGGTGCCACTGGCCGAGGTACAGAGGAGTTCATAGGGGTCGAAGGTCGTTGCCATATAATTAACTCTACATTAGGAAAAGCCCTCGGAGGAGCTGCAG GCGGCTACACCACAGGACCACAGTCACTGATTGATATCTTGCGTCAAAAATCACGTCCATACCTTTTCTCCAACTCGCTTCCACCACCTATCGTAGCAGCTGCATCTAAG GTTTTTGACTTGATTACACAAGACAACTCTTTGATTGCAAAGGTAACTTCCAATACCAAGAGATTCAGAGACAAGATTACTGCAGCTGGTTTTGAAGTCTGG GGCAAGGATCACCCAATATGTCCCATAATGCTCGGAGAAGCTAGTTTAGCTGGCAGGTTCGCTGAAGAAATGCTTGATAGAGACATCTATGTAATTGGATTCAGTTTCCCAGTGGTACCGAAAG GCTTAGCTCGCATCCGTGTACAAATCTCCGCAGCCCATTCCGAAGAAGAAATTGATCGTGCTGTTGATGCGTTTATAGAAGTTGGGAAAAAATTGGAAGTGATACCATAA
- the LOC140054352 gene encoding ubiquitin carboxyl-terminal hydrolase 44-like — MDRCKHVSKLRLAQNHSILNPQKWLCDRCGTTESVWACLSCSHVACGRYNEEHAVRHYEESKHPVAIEVNDKYVFCYICDDYVLNDNVTGDIKLLRSTLEAIAKQKFDERTTRSGRRLRSLSLDSGDTSNRQCHNSILKDKGYTALVHRRLTLLSKTFLAWKHDVHGDKETGKRTPKPKSRVQQQKVSRSKLEDIAEGVVTPQKRKAESNTNDSPSAKRKWTSLTPGVTGLRNLGNTCYMNSILQVLGYLSFFRESFLDIGDSSLEKNIKSGTKLTREFYRQTTVEAFNEITTPKSGRKEHSQVKFGLSGGSNEAVDPSKYKDPRSVRNNMPLYYEFHLLFRVMWSGKWAIVSPHGFLSSVWRLIPSFKGYSQQDAQEFLCEVLDKVHSELKYVLSPPLVKMGDSLCPVQEIIPESFEGQLVSQVNCRKCNHKSNTFEPFWDLSLEFPERYQFSQSRTSLSEESCHITEMLTKFTEIEQLGAVYSCDTCNRRRRSSKAVIRTEATKRLLIRKPPKILRLHLKRFRWSGRNHREKINVHVDFSQDLNLRPFCYLSADEDTDLTTEDFMYDLTAVVMHHGRGFGSGHYTSYCYNSAGGFWVNCNDSRLELCSADDITSCQAYIMFYTKRTLNRSVEGKSEAQPQKRRSRRITL, encoded by the exons ATGGATCGTTGCAAACATGTCAGCAAGCTACGACTGGCACAAAATCACTCAATCCTGAATCCACAGAAATGGCTTTGCGATCGTTGTGGTACAACAGAAAGTGTCTGG GCTTGTTTGAGTTGTTCTCATGTAGCATGTGGAAGGTACAATGAAGAGCATGCGGTTAGACATTATGAGGAGTCTAAACATCCAGTAGCCATTGAAGTTAAcgataaatatgtattttg ttacATTTGTGATGATTACGTTTTGAATGACAACGTAACCGGTGACATTAAACTTTTGAGGTCCACGTTAGAAGCTATAGCAAAACAAAAGTTTGACGAGCGAACAACACGGAGTGGTAGACGGTTACGATCTCTTTCCCTGGACAGTGGGGACACTAGCAATAGACA ATGTCACAACTCAATACTAAAAGACAAAGGTTACACTGCCCTCGTACATCGTCGACTAACCCTCTTAAGTAAGACCTTCCTGGCGTGGAAGCATGACGTCCACGGTGATAAAGAAACCGGAAAGAGAACACCAAAACCAAAGTCCAGGGTTCAGCAACAAAAAGTGTCGAGATCAAAACTCGAAGATATCGCGGAGGGAGTTGTAACACCGCAGAAAAGAAAAGCAGAGAGTAACACAAATGACTCTCCATCTGCAAAGAGGAAGTGGACAAGTTTGACTCCTGGGGTCACTGGCCTCCGTAACCTTGGGAACACGTGTTATATGAATTCTATTCTGCAGGTTTTAgg GTACCTTAGTTTTTTCAGGGAATCGTTTCTTGATATAGGAGATAGctcattagaaaaaaatataaaatcaggGACAAAACTCACAAGAGAATTCTATAGACAGACAACAGTTGAAGCATTCAAT GAAATCACAACTCCAAAATCTGGCAGAAAAGAACACAGTCAAGTAAAGTTTGGTCTTAGTGGAGGGTCAAATGAGGCCGTTGACCCGTCCAAATACAAAGATCCAAGGTCAGTGAGGAACAACAT gccactGTATTAtgaatttcatttattatttcgTGTGATGTGGTCAGGGAAATGGGCCATTGTCTCCCCACATGGTTTCCTGAGTTCAGTGTGGCGGTTAATACCAAGCTTTAAGGGATACTCTCAACAAGATGCTCAGGAATTTTTATG tgAAGTATTGGACAAAGTTCATTCTGAGTTGAAGTATGTTCTGAGTCCACCATTGGTGAAAATGGGCGATTCGTTATGTCCAGTTCAGGAAATCATTCCAGAGAGTTTTGAAGGACAGTTGGTTAGTCAGGTCAACTGTCGTAAATGTAATCACAAGTCAAACACCTTTGAACCCTTCTGGGATTTATCACTCGAGTTTCCAGAACG GTATCAATTTAGTCAGTCCCGAACCAGCTTATCAGAGGAAAGTTGTCATATAACAGAAATGCTGACAAAGTTCACAGAAATTGAACAATTGGGGGCGGTATACTCTTGCGACACTTGTAACAGGAGAAGGAGAAGCAGCAAGGCAGTTATCCGTACGGAAGCTACAAAACGGTTACTGATAAGAAAACCGCCAAAGATTCTACGACTACACTTGAAGAGATTCAG ATGGTCAGGACGGAATCACAGAGAGAAAATCAACGTTCATGTTGACTTTTCACAAGATTTAAACTTGCGGCCTTTCTGTTACCTAAGTGCTGATGAAGACACAGACCTGACCACTGAAGACTTCATGTATGACCTCACAGCGGTAGTAATGCATCATGGGAGAGG atttggATCAGGCCATTATACATCATACTGTTATAACAGTGCAGGGG GCTTTTGGGTAAATTGTAATGATTCACGCCTTGAACTATGCTCTGCTGATGACATCACTTCCTGTCAGGCGTACATAATGTTCTACACGAAGCGTACGTTAAACCGAAGTGTAGAAGGCAAAAGTGAAGCTCAACCTCAAAAAAGACGATCAAGAAGAATAACGTTATGA
- the LOC140054369 gene encoding uncharacterized protein → MSSQQDVQDRCLDHQDNSLESFCVTCTKSACKKCEHFVSCYANHVTRPMIDAVDDFNKQVNDVLVSAEDIKQELEATYDSMINDKGEFESHVKYIKKIIESHTEAIIETVREESNKLLLDLENVCKQKNEATGNQVKELELQPAIANTTFEEIRYKIY, encoded by the coding sequence ATGTCCAGTCAACAAGACGTACAAGATAGATGCCTAGACCATCAAGACAACTCCTTGGAATCGTTTTGTGTAACTTGCACCAAAAGTGCATGTAAGAAATGTGAGCATTTTGTAAGTTGTTATGCAAACCATGTTACCAGGCCAATGATAGATGCAGTAGATGATTTTAACAAACAAGTAAATGATGTCCTCGTATCAGCAGAAGATATCAAACAGGAATTAGAAGCTACATATGATTCAATGATTAATGATAAAGGGGAGTTTGAATCGCATGTAAAATACATCAAGAAGATTATTGAAAGTCATACAGAAGCTATTATTGAAACTGTTAGAGAAGAAAGCAATAAGCTATTGCTGGATCTTGAAAATGTATGTAAGCAAAAAAATGAAGCCACTGGAAACCAAGTAAAAGAGCTAGAACTCCAGCCAGCAATCGCAAATACAACATTTGAAGAAATCCGTTACAAGATTTATTAA